A portion of the Cryptomeria japonica chromosome 5, Sugi_1.0, whole genome shotgun sequence genome contains these proteins:
- the LOC131035108 gene encoding triphosphate tunnel metalloenzyme 3 has product MEVEVKLKLPDASAHHKVATILAPFHKVTHLQENVFFDGANGELSAKRAVLRLRFYNGDSRCVVSLKGKAVLVDGVSRVEEAEEDLEAALGRACVAEPSRLLSAAERCGLLKTVLAEYGCSDFVCLGGFRNVRGVFEWEGLNIELDETHYSFGTTYEIECETADPEAAKNILEHFLQQNSVPFSHSQLSKFAVFRSGKLPD; this is encoded by the coding sequence ATGGAAGTTGAAGTGAAACTGAAGCTTCCAGATGCTTCTGCACATCACAAGGTGGCAACCATTCTTGCCCCCTTCCACAAGGTAACTCACTTGCAGGAAAATGTCTTTTTTGACGGTGCCAACGGCGAGCTCAGCGCCAAGCGGGCGGTCCTCCGCCTGCGCTTCTATAACGGGGACTCCCGCTGTGTTGTTTCCCTAAAGGGCAAGGCCGTTCTAGTTGATGGCGTCAGCCGAGTGGAGGAAGCGGAGGAGGATTTGGAGGCGGCGCTCGGGAGGGCTTGCGTGGCAGAGCCGAGCCGCTTGCTGTCGGCGGCTGAGAGATGCGGGCTTCTTAAGACCGTTTTGGCTGAATATGGATGCAGCGATTTTGTTTGTCTCGGAGGGTTTAGGAATGTCAGAGGGGTTTTCGAGTGGGAAGGGTTAAACATTGAGCTGGATGAGACGCACTATTCTTTTGGAACTACCTATGAGATCGAATGCGAGACGGCGGATCCAGAGGCTGCCAAAAACATTCTGGAACATTTTCTGCAACAAAATTCTGTGCCTTTCTCGCACTCTCAACTTTCTAAGTTTGCTGTTTTTAGGTCTGGAAAGCTTCCCGATTGA